One part of the Bicyclus anynana chromosome 8, ilBicAnyn1.1, whole genome shotgun sequence genome encodes these proteins:
- the LOC112050713 gene encoding RNA polymerase II-associated protein 1 produces the protein MIQRPKPGDDEEDILRMQREFLQDKTLQPSAQVVNLRKTEHQTTKRTIPTSSDARKPSKYAQSKGLKEKRPRIDNAGQLLGAIIEKNIPEAHEPSEPDDEILPVLNESTEIDDDKVYYPKALPLILGNIVEKSCNDNFDLDFKPMPSKGFPIVTKRDPNIKPGTKSIYAQHIEKTKKLIDVMDVDQPSSSLQSLKVNSKDLHMPSQSYMVASDEANEIHGENVNILLKMSEQDILQEQQKLLSSLDPKLVEFIRAKREANSQSVQNIKTEINDCKMSVTEEGNQNEIDKSTTNDSLWENDVLSHSEIHKWLHFENLEKDKLEWLKGIKESKVKSDEPYEARFDFNGYLLPYAIEYCEKTKTLYHHGEEAHRPGYSITELIELTRSTVTQQRVMALNTIAGVIEYYNAGIYKDIIEIPLSKIFFVIRIAMDENKVILLEPALRAMRNLLYNRIDEACLDALLGFEEGTYQPCLQNDKSEIEEIESKETELNDFHLAEIDLISAALRTDMLQRLFYILDTVKPSYNAVQYSLQILIRLSRNSIETANIIVQTDHLMKSIVSNFIPTTSINFAVNPKSVYNGKPVLAALKLMRILSLQSREIGETLITKCELLKPTSVFISSGIDGTYGLRLQIEAFCILSNLLTYGLGIENALELNPVIVTSLYKHVQGTDVTTGSSVLSATHAAVVLQFVNKLLKCNMLNLESYKQQIYPLMREGIQKWLSQTACIDNYTCGHLRLLCSGLDCCITILDNEKISLKFLNDTLRRFSSSKGFKIILNNIVQSSNLLSDIEDGDIMFNKNLTSAGTAIMHSKHKVLPILNVVSPIPLLLSLFKLLNIIGDKEVSNIFVDKLLSYLQQLSKKHLTLTNNWFTRMEVELIFSIIKLSVQCDVTESVKDIIYVTANKLCYILRKDKQYELEYLFNSIIFNKQWFTTDRLFKLISLTEADGLAALTSVEEIKLCYSKVINIKQEEPNYSIVLKEWQEPVLPRDWIYLPILSLYCTSQEINLSPSVSVLDNKISKQLETEKESIIRCSLEWVLFNEVMFPDLINDIEVTDRFCRLLCVFLCDSSLFLDKNINLLLRKCMKILYKNPQKFNFDKQITGLSNFQDFYTQILEQFQSVSYGDHTFASCVLVPLAQKHNVKWRKLLWSEYAGCLRALDCPLDDLCYHLDDYYYPAETDESLLKSYSRALASNLLRPGTIVYNIAQHHVDCYKKQKNVIEESNK, from the coding sequence ATGATTCAGCGACCAAAACCAGGAGACGATGAAGAGGATATATTACGCATGCAGCGAGAATTCCTACAAGACAAAACCTTACAGCCTTCCGCGCAAGTAGTTAACTTACGAAAAACTGAACACCAGACTACCAAGAGAACTATTCCAACGTCTTCAGATGCTCGGAAACCTTCCAAATATGCTCAATCCAAAGGTTTAAAAGAAAAACGACCTCGCATTGATAATGCGGGACAGCTCTTGGGCGCTATTATAGAAAAGAATATCCCAGAAGCACACGAGCCTTCTGAACCTGATGATGAAATCCTCCCAGTGTTGAATGAGTCAACTGAAATCGATGATGACAAAGTATACTACCCAAAAGCTTTGCCTCTTATCCTTGGAAACATTGTGGAGAAGAGCTGTAATGACAATTTTGATTTGGATTTTAAACCAATGCCTTCTAAAGGATTCCCAATTGTCACTAAACGTGATCCCAATATTAAACCTGGCACAAAAAGTATTTACGCACAACATATTGAAAAGACAAAAAAACTCATAGATGTTATGGATGTGGATCAGCCTTCAAGCTCTTTGCAATCTTTGAAAGTGAATTCCAAAGATCTACACATGCCTAGCCAAAGTTACATGGTGGCAAGTGATGAAGCCAATGAGATACACGGGgaaaatgttaatatattattgaaaatgtcaGAACAAGATATTCTTCAAGAACAACAAAAATTACTGTCAAGCTTGGATCCTAAATTAGTTGAATTTATCAGAGCCAAAAGGGAAGCCAATTCACAAAgtgtacaaaatatcaaaactgaaataaatgattgtaAAATGAGTGTAACAGAGGAAGGAAACCAAAATGAAATTGACAAATCCACAACAAATGATTCTCTGTGGGAGAATGATGTTCTGTCTCACTCTGAAATCCACAAATGGCTTCATTTTGAGAATTTAGAAAAAGATAAGCTTGAATGGTTAAAGGGAATCAAAGAAAGCAAAGTTAAATCTGATGAACCTTACGAAGCCAGATTTGATTTTAATGGTTACCTGCTTCCATATGCAATAGAGTACTGTGAGAAAACTAAAACCTTATACCATCACGGAGAAGAAGCACACAGACCTGGGTACTCCATCACAGAGCTCATTGAACTCACTAGATCCACTGTTACACAGCAGAGAGTTATGGCTCTGAACACTATAGCAGGAGTTATAGAGTATTATAATGCTGGTATATACAAAGACATTATAGAAATACCTTTGAGTAAAATATTCTTTGTTATAAGAATAGCTATGgatgaaaataaagtaattcTATTAGAGCCTGCTCTGAGAGCAATGAGAAATTTGCTTTATAATAGAATAGATGAAGCATGTCTGGATGCTTTACTTGGCTTTGAGGAGGGTACTTATCAACCTTGCCTCCAAAATGATAAATCAGAAATTGAAGAGATAGAGTCTAAAGAGACTGAATTGAATGATTTTCATTTAGCAGAAATAGATCTTATATCAGCTGCTCTAAGAACGGATATGTTGCAGAGGcttttctatattttagatACTGTTAAACCAAGTTACAATGCTGTTCAGTACTCATTGCAAATTTTGATAAGGTTATCTAGGAATTCCATTGAGACTGCAAATATAATAGTGCAGACTGATCATTTGATGAAATCTATTGTATCTAATTTCATACCAACAACAAGTATAAACTTTGCTGTAAATCCTAAATCTGTTTACAATGGAAAGCCTGTTTTGGCAGCTCTTAAGCTAATGAGAATTCTTTCCCTGCAGTCCAGAGAAATTGGTGAAACATTAATAACAAAATGTGAATTATTAAAACCAACATCTGTTTTTATAAGTTCTGGAATAGATGGCACATATGGTTTGAGATTACAGATAGAAGCTTTCTGTATATTATCTAATTTACTAACTTATGGGCTGGGCATAGAAAATGCCTTGGAATTGAACCCTGTGATAGTTACATCGCTTTATAAACACGTACAAGGTACAGATGTAACCACAGGGTCTTCAGTACTATCTGCCACTCATGCTGCAGTGGTGCTACAGTTTGTCAATAAGCTACTCAAATGTAACATGCTCAACTTAGAAAGCTACAAACAACAAATTTACCCTCTCATGAGAGAAGGAATACAGAAATGGCTGTCACAAACGGCTTGCATTGATAATTATACATGTGGTCATTTACGGCTATTATGTTCAGGATTAGACTGCTGCATAACAATTTTAGATAATGAGAAGATTTCACTGAAGTTTTTGAATGATACCCTAAGAAGATTTTCATCATCAAAAGGATTTAAAATCATTCTGAATAATATAGTGCAGAGCTCAAACCTATTGTCAGACATTGAAGATGGGGatataatgtttaataaaaatcttacaAGTGCCGGCACTGCTATTATGCATTCAAAGCACAAAGTGCTGCCAATTTTGAATGTAGTTTCACCCATACCACTTTTGCTATCATTATTCAAATTGTTAAACATCATTGGTGACAAAGAAGTATCCAATATTTTTGTTGATAAACTTTTGAGCTATTTACAACAATTATCAAAGAAACATCTAACTTTAACTAACAATTGGTTTACTAGAATGGAAGTGGAACTCATATTTAGCATCATTAAACTGTCAGTCCAGTGCGATGTAACTGAGTCTGTGAAGGATATTATTTACGTGACAGCAAATAAACTTTGTTACATTTTGAGAAAAGATAAACAATATGAGTTGGAATATTTATTCAatagtataatatttaacaagcaATGGTTTACAACAGATAGATTATTTAAACTGATTTCGTTGACAGAAGCTGATGGTCTGGCTGCCCTGACAAGTGTAGAAGAGATAAAATTATGTTACAGTAAAGTTATCAACATAAAACAAGAAGAACCAAACTACAGTATTGTACTAAAAGAATGGCAGGAGCCTGTTTTGCCCAGAGATTGGATATATTTACCAATACTTTCTTTGTACTGCACAAGTCAAGAAATAAATTTGAGCCCATCTGTATCTGTTCTtgataacaaaatatcaaaacagCTAGAGACTGAAAAGGAGTCAATTATAAGATGCAGCTTAGAATGGGTATTGTTCAACGAGGTCATGTTTCCAGATCTAATAAATGACATAGAGGTGACTGACAGATTTTGTAGATTGTTGTGTGTCTTTTTGTGCGACAGTTCactatttttggataaaaatattaatctattactaaggaaatgtatgaaaatactTTACAAAAATCCTCAAAAGTTTAATTTTGATAAGCAAATAACAGGTCTTAGTAATTTTCAAGATTTCTACACACAGATTTTGGAACAATTTCAGTCTGTAAGCTACGGGGATCACACATTTGCATCTTGTGTGTTAGTACCCCTAGCTCAAAAGCACAACGTGAAATGGCGAAAACTATTGTGGTCGGAGTATGCTGGCTGCTTAAGAGCTCTTGATTGTCCTTTGGATGACTTGTGCTATCATTTAGATGACTACTACTATCCAGCAGAAACAGATGAATCTCTCTTGAAATCATATTCCAGGGCTCTAGCAAGTAATTTACTGAGACCTGGCACAATTGTTTACAATATAGCCCAACATCATGTGGACTGTtacaaaaaacagaaaaatgttATAGAAGAAAGTAATAAATGA
- the LOC112050719 gene encoding translation machinery-associated protein 16 homolog has product MPKLSTIEKLKHPNSRKTISLAKKMLKNEKKNNNKIGTHIKQNLIGEKILWFKERFPEGCVTLNKEQTMNLIETYLARFDEELAQINLKNSIGKRKSRQHASRQDVINITKKRECEEFASCGLEMPDLMDAQQVEVLRNWNGELRFLQHFKLKRIARKHLI; this is encoded by the coding sequence atgccaAAATTAAGTACTATAGAAAAGCTTAAGCACCCTAATAGTAGAAAAACCATTTCGTTAGCTAAGAAAATGCTGAAAAACGagaagaaaaacaataacaaaattggTACTCACATCAAGCAAAACTTAATTGGTGAAAAAATCCTTTGGTTTAAAGAGAGATTTCCAGAAGGTTGCGTCACTTTAAATAAAGAGCAGACGATGAATTTGATCGAAACTTATTTAGCGCGCTTCGACGAAGAGTTGgctcaaataaatttaaaaaactcaatCGGTAAGAGGAAAAGTAGACAGCACGCGAGTAGACAAGACGTCATCAACATCACTAAGAAGAGAGAGTGCGAAGAGTTCGCGAGCTGCGGCCTGGAGATGCCCGACCTGATGGATGCCCAGCAGGTGGAGGTTCTGAGGAACTGGAATGGTGAACTCAGATTCTTACaacactttaaattaaaaagaattgcTAGGAAACATTTAATCTag
- the LOC112050708 gene encoding transmembrane protein 134, whose product MTRPFGNSDKRFSIDDAFEEETDEAIKVYGATGDRSIQNKLKNGGDYLSSKTYKCTEDTTSRDSDSLIHEYVEASQSLYCWNHPKVRENWKTVCAAVILLLVGVGLIGMGVFAVAEPENGLQGAVFFVAGMICFVPGAYHVVYIWLAARGQRGYDFYHLPLFT is encoded by the exons ATGACTAGGCCCTTTGGCAATAGTGATAAACGGTTTTCTATCGACGACGCCTTCGAGGAGGAGACCGACGAGGCTATCAAGGTGTACGGCGCAACGGGCGATCGctctatacaaaataaactcAAGAATGGAGGCGATTACCTTTCTAG CAAAACCTACAAATGTACAGAAGACACTACATCACGAGATTCTGACTCTCTCATCCACGAGTATGTAGAGGCCTCACAATCTTTATATTGCTGGAACCATCCCAAAGTGCGAGAGAACTGGAAGACTGTCTGTGCAGCAGTCATACTCCTCCTGGTGGGAGTGGGGCTCATCGGCATGGGTGTGTTTGCTGTGGCGGAACCAGAGAATGGTTTACAGGGTGCAGTGTTTTTTGTGGCAGGCATGATTTGCTTTGTGCCTGGAGCATATCACGTGGTCTACATATGGCTTGCCGCGCGCGGACAACGCGGTTACGACTTTTATCACCTACCTTTATTTACTTGA